A DNA window from Litorivicinus lipolyticus contains the following coding sequences:
- the yidD gene encoding membrane protein insertion efficiency factor YidD → MKRVVLGAIRGYQLVISPLIGPRCRYLPTCSQYALEAVQIHGILHGVRLSLRRILRCHPGCPGGYDPVPSKDASPKE, encoded by the coding sequence GTGAAACGGGTTGTGCTGGGCGCGATTCGCGGCTATCAGCTCGTCATTTCGCCGCTGATTGGGCCTCGCTGCCGCTATCTGCCCACCTGCAGTCAATACGCCCTTGAAGCCGTTCAAATACACGGCATACTGCACGGCGTTAGATTATCGCTGCGGCGCATACTGCGATGCCACCCCGGTTGCCCGGGCGGCTACGATCCCGTTCCCAGCAAAGACGCATCACCAAAAGAGTAG
- the rnpA gene encoding ribonuclease P protein component, with product MSRRRLAPLCGNNQFEQVFSSADSKQHSGDLFLLLKRNSESSHRIGLITPKRQLKRAVDRNRFRRVARACVAQLPQDTCYDVVALVKRMPPDLHSSDLSERLNQLLERLVRKANRAAS from the coding sequence TTGAGCCGTCGCCGCCTCGCACCTTTGTGCGGCAACAATCAATTCGAACAGGTCTTCTCGTCTGCTGACTCAAAACAGCATTCGGGTGACCTGTTTTTGTTGTTGAAGCGCAACAGCGAAAGCTCGCACCGCATTGGGCTAATTACGCCTAAACGCCAGCTCAAGCGGGCGGTCGATCGCAACCGTTTTCGGCGCGTGGCACGGGCCTGCGTGGCACAGCTGCCCCAGGATACCTGTTACGACGTTGTTGCCCTGGTTAAGCGGATGCCGCCGGACCTGCACAGCAGCGATCTAAGCGAACGCTTAAATCAGCTGCTCGAACGCCTCGTTCGCAAGGCCAACCGCGCCGCGTCGTGA